One segment of Anastrepha obliqua isolate idAnaObli1 chromosome 3, idAnaObli1_1.0, whole genome shotgun sequence DNA contains the following:
- the LOC129240809 gene encoding proteasome subunit beta type-1, with translation MHKIQSFPEYQVPGAQHQDFSPYESNGGSIVAIAGEDYVVIAADTRLSSGYTIHTRKQNKLFQLSEKTVLGSTGCWCDTLALTSLVNARMQMYEHLNLKTMSTEAIAQMLSILMYNRRFFPYYISNVLAGLDTEGKGVVYSYDPIGHCERTTYRAGGSAGTLLQPVLDNQIGGKDKDVKNKPKVSLEKAKEVAKDAFISAAERDIYTGDSVILKVITKNGIVEEEVQLRKD, from the exons atgcataaaattcaatcgTTCCCTGAATATCAAGTGCCCGGTGCGCAACATCAAGATTTTTCGCCATACGAATCAAATGGAGG ATCTATCGTGGCTATTGCCGGTGAGGATTATGTTGTGATTGCTGCAGATACACGTTTGAGCAGTGGCTACACCATCCACACacgaaagcaaaataaattgtttcaatTATCCGAGAAAACTGTGCTCGGTTCAACGGGCTGTTGGTGCGACACCTTGGCGCTGACGAGTTTGGTAAATGCTCGCATGCAAATGTATGAGCATCTAAATTTGAAAACTATGTCAACAGAAGCTATCGCGCAGATGTTATCTATCCTCATGTACAACAGGCGCTTTTTCCCATACTATATTTCGAATGTGTTGGCTGGTCTAGATACCGAAGGAAAGGGTGTCGTTTATTCATATGATCCTATTGGACATTGTGAACGCACCACATATCGTGCAGGAGGCTCTGCAGGTACTCTACTTCAGCCAGTGTTGGATAACCAGATTGGGGGCAAGGATAAGGATGTGAAGAACAAACCCAAAGTGTCTTTGGAGAAAGCTAAGGAAGTAGCTAAAGATGCTTTCATTTCTGCAGCGGAACGCGATATTTATACTGGGGATTCAGTCATTTTAAAAGTCATCACCAAAAATGGGATTGTCGAAGAGGAGGTGCAGTTGCGCAAAGATTAA